From Pseudothermotoga thermarum DSM 5069, a single genomic window includes:
- a CDS encoding ComEA family DNA-binding protein, which translates to MNFSLTEKRIIFLSLVGLFILLGLAFEKAERKAQPTLETQSRSFVEFPIDINKASYEELLVLPGIGPTKARAIVEYRQKYGPFESLPDLAKVSGIGKKTVERLANFVKIEGTVFVKMEEKRRINVNIATLEQLCELPGIGEVKASQIIKYRQENGPFKKPEDLLKVPGIGPKTLEKIKDFITF; encoded by the coding sequence GTGAACTTTTCTTTGACCGAGAAAAGAATAATTTTCTTGAGCCTTGTTGGATTGTTTATCCTATTAGGTTTAGCGTTTGAAAAGGCGGAAAGAAAGGCTCAACCAACGCTTGAAACACAGTCGAGATCTTTCGTTGAATTTCCAATTGACATAAACAAGGCTTCCTACGAAGAGCTTTTGGTGTTACCTGGAATAGGTCCTACCAAAGCCAGGGCGATAGTTGAATACAGACAAAAGTATGGACCGTTTGAAAGTTTACCAGATCTGGCAAAAGTTTCTGGTATAGGGAAGAAAACTGTGGAAAGATTGGCAAATTTTGTGAAGATTGAAGGAACGGTTTTCGTTAAAATGGAAGAAAAAAGAAGAATAAATGTCAACATTGCTACACTTGAACAACTTTGCGAACTTCCAGGCATCGGTGAAGTCAAGGCAAGTCAGATAATCAAGTATAGACAAGAGAACGGTCCTTTCAAAAAACCAGAAGATTTGTTGAAAGTTCCGGGGATAGGTCCAAAGACGTTGGAAAAAATCAAAGATTTCATAACATTCTAA
- a CDS encoding OmpH family outer membrane protein gives MCVKKLNLLLTIVLIALLVLLLYGATQSGPRIVFVDVNRITQEYTKMVELNRRYSADVSYYQSKLDEMSKELEEMRNRGASQAELERKQAEILARKQQYEQILQSEYEPKMKQILEEIAQKIDKYAKMMGYDYILNKAALVYGDDAYDITNQLIGFLNAQ, from the coding sequence ATGTGCGTGAAAAAGTTGAATTTACTTCTCACAATCGTTTTGATCGCACTTTTAGTTTTACTCCTTTACGGTGCCACCCAAAGTGGCCCAAGGATAGTCTTTGTCGATGTCAACAGAATAACACAAGAGTATACCAAAATGGTGGAACTGAACAGAAGGTATTCGGCAGATGTGAGTTATTATCAGTCAAAGCTGGATGAGATGAGCAAGGAACTTGAAGAAATGAGAAACCGCGGGGCATCGCAAGCTGAGCTTGAACGAAAGCAAGCTGAAATTTTAGCCCGAAAGCAACAGTATGAGCAGATTTTACAGTCAGAGTACGAGCCTAAGATGAAACAAATACTTGAAGAGATCGCTCAGAAAATAGATAAATACGCGAAAATGATGGGATACGATTACATATTGAACAAAGCCGCTTTGGTTTATGGAGACGATGCGTACGACATCACGAATCAGTTGATAGGCTTTTTGAACGCTCAATGA
- the lptB gene encoding LPS export ABC transporter ATP-binding protein, producing MREIRCVNLIKKYGRKIVVNNASLVVHQGEVVGLLGPNGAGKTTIFKMILGEVVPTSGKIFLDEMDITHLPIYKRARLGITYLQQETSVFNGLKVWENVELVLRFQNKNRFEINKMVEALLSEFGIIELKDQYAMDLSGGEKRKLELARMMALNPVFLLLDEPFVGIDPKTVKDIQRMIRNLKEKNIGIIITDHTVDALAQVVDRLYVIHKGKIIAEGDPESTLSSDIVKEVYLGT from the coding sequence ATGAGAGAGATTCGATGTGTTAATTTAATCAAAAAATACGGCAGAAAGATTGTGGTTAACAACGCATCACTTGTTGTACATCAAGGCGAAGTTGTGGGACTTCTTGGCCCCAACGGTGCCGGTAAAACAACTATTTTCAAGATGATACTGGGAGAAGTTGTACCAACGAGTGGAAAAATCTTTCTCGATGAAATGGACATAACGCACCTGCCGATTTACAAAAGGGCTAGGTTGGGTATAACTTATTTGCAGCAAGAAACATCTGTTTTCAACGGTTTAAAAGTTTGGGAAAATGTTGAGCTGGTGTTGAGATTTCAAAATAAAAATCGTTTTGAGATAAACAAGATGGTCGAAGCTTTACTTAGCGAATTTGGAATAATTGAGTTGAAAGACCAATACGCTATGGATTTATCTGGTGGAGAGAAGAGAAAGTTAGAGCTTGCAAGAATGATGGCTCTCAATCCTGTTTTTTTGCTGTTGGATGAGCCTTTTGTTGGAATCGATCCAAAAACCGTTAAAGATATCCAAAGAATGATAAGAAATCTTAAAGAGAAAAACATAGGTATAATCATCACCGATCACACTGTAGATGCCCTTGCACAAGTTGTTGATCGATTGTACGTTATCCACAAAGGCAAGATAATTGCAGAAGGTGATCCAGAAAGTACCTTGAGTAGTGACATTGTGAAGGAGGTTTACTTGGGAACATGA
- a CDS encoding TIGR00725 family protein has product MNVAVVGYSGDIDKSPVKELAEKVLELGRRLAKEGHVILNGGRDGVMELVSKAVKEAGGTVIGVLPAFEYGNDYLTFRVKTPFDNVTRSIVLIESSDVVVSVGGEVGTAIEILLAYAKFKPVILFVGTGGWTDRFASVLIEGKYLDNRKNVEVRIARDVQEVIDIINEIGRMKNE; this is encoded by the coding sequence ATGAACGTTGCAGTCGTCGGATACTCAGGAGATATTGACAAATCTCCTGTTAAAGAGCTGGCAGAGAAGGTTTTGGAACTTGGAAGAAGGCTTGCCAAAGAAGGCCATGTGATACTGAACGGGGGAAGAGACGGTGTTATGGAACTTGTTTCAAAGGCTGTAAAAGAGGCTGGCGGAACGGTGATAGGGGTTCTCCCAGCTTTTGAATATGGAAACGATTATTTAACCTTCAGAGTGAAAACTCCTTTTGACAACGTGACAAGGTCTATCGTTTTGATAGAATCGAGTGATGTGGTGGTTTCAGTTGGAGGAGAAGTTGGAACGGCTATAGAAATTTTGCTTGCCTATGCAAAATTCAAACCCGTGATCTTGTTCGTTGGCACAGGTGGTTGGACCGACAGGTTTGCATCAGTCCTTATCGAAGGAAAGTATTTGGACAACAGGAAAAACGTGGAAGTTAGGATAGCTCGCGATGTTCAGGAGGTAATCGATATAATCAACGAGATCGGGAGGATGAAAAATGAGTGA
- the gltX gene encoding glutamate--tRNA ligase, translating into MSEIRLRFAPSPTGYLHVGGARTALFNWLYARKMGGKFILRMEDTDLQRSSKEYELAIMEALRWCGIDWDEGPDVGGEFGPYRQSERTALGIYKNYAQILIEKQRAYYTVYDKLDNKKPILTTYDYPKEYVENGHDVTISFKVLPGKTRFNDLLKGEIEFDNSTIEDFVMIKSDGFPTYNYAVVIDDHLMKISHVFRGEDHVSNTPKQLMIYEAFGWQPPQFMHIPLILGFDRTPLSKRHGATAVEHFRTIGILSRGLMNYLALLGWSVEEEIFNVKEKISSFDPYKISNKGVIFDPQKLEWVNGKHMRMMDTEELWNEFVEWIKYTQKRIPTCDKQYALKVIRICREKVNTLSQLYEMSYSFFFDDFEYQQEFVNEYLNSPYAERLLKAALLTFQQLENWSVEGTEKACRQLAELQIASKNKTFQLLRGAVTGKLVTPGLFETLSVLGKQKVIERLEKALSMAKATV; encoded by the coding sequence ATGAGTGAGATACGCCTGAGATTTGCACCAAGTCCAACTGGTTATCTACACGTTGGCGGAGCAAGAACGGCTTTGTTTAACTGGCTGTATGCAAGAAAAATGGGAGGAAAATTCATCCTTAGGATGGAAGATACCGATTTGCAAAGATCTTCCAAAGAGTACGAATTAGCGATAATGGAAGCTTTAAGGTGGTGTGGTATTGACTGGGATGAAGGACCAGATGTTGGTGGTGAATTTGGCCCCTACAGGCAGAGCGAAAGAACAGCCCTTGGAATTTACAAAAATTACGCACAGATTTTGATTGAAAAACAAAGGGCTTACTACACAGTTTACGACAAGCTTGACAACAAAAAACCAATTCTTACAACGTACGATTATCCGAAAGAATATGTTGAAAACGGTCATGATGTGACGATTTCCTTCAAAGTCTTGCCTGGAAAGACGAGGTTCAACGATCTTTTGAAAGGCGAAATAGAGTTTGACAATTCCACAATAGAAGATTTTGTAATGATAAAATCCGACGGTTTTCCAACTTACAACTATGCCGTGGTTATAGACGATCATTTGATGAAAATAAGTCATGTTTTTAGAGGCGAAGACCACGTTTCGAATACTCCCAAACAACTCATGATCTACGAAGCGTTTGGTTGGCAACCACCTCAATTCATGCACATTCCATTGATATTGGGTTTTGATAGAACTCCACTTAGCAAAAGACACGGTGCAACTGCTGTAGAACACTTTAGAACTATAGGAATTTTGAGCAGGGGATTGATGAATTATCTTGCGCTTTTAGGTTGGAGCGTTGAAGAGGAGATCTTCAACGTGAAAGAGAAGATATCTTCCTTTGATCCGTACAAAATTTCAAACAAAGGTGTGATTTTTGATCCGCAAAAGTTGGAGTGGGTCAACGGCAAGCACATGAGAATGATGGACACCGAAGAACTTTGGAATGAATTTGTTGAGTGGATTAAATATACGCAGAAAAGGATCCCTACGTGTGACAAGCAGTACGCTTTGAAAGTCATAAGGATCTGCAGAGAAAAGGTGAACACGCTTTCTCAACTTTACGAAATGTCTTATTCGTTCTTTTTCGATGATTTTGAGTATCAACAAGAATTTGTGAATGAATATTTGAATTCTCCTTATGCTGAACGATTGCTGAAAGCTGCGTTGCTTACTTTCCAACAACTTGAAAATTGGAGTGTTGAGGGCACAGAAAAAGCTTGTCGACAACTTGCTGAACTTCAAATAGCTTCAAAGAACAAAACCTTTCAACTGCTTCGAGGAGCAGTGACCGGTAAACTGGTAACTCCAGGGTTGTTTGAAACGCTTTCGGTTCTTGGAAAACAAAAAGTGATTGAAAGACTTGAAA